A DNA window from Impatiens glandulifera chromosome 7, dImpGla2.1, whole genome shotgun sequence contains the following coding sequences:
- the LOC124945734 gene encoding cysteine-rich receptor-like protein kinase 43 has product MGKTGDLIRNLAKALKFISTHEDGKEEDDELERFASQENKQFSFETLVSATRNFHSDHKLGQGGFGPVYKGKLNDGRDIAVKRLAITSTQGGAEFMNEAKLLSRIQHRNVVNLLGYCLHDSEKLLVYEYVANESLDKFLFNPAKQNVLDWRRRYNIISAVAKGLHYLHVDAHESIIHRDIKASNILLDDKWVPKISDFGMARLFPGDQTHVNTRVAGTDGYMAPEYLMHGRLTVKADVFSFGVVVLELISGRKNTSFEHNLEFQNLLEWVYKMYKKGKTMEIMDTTLAKTAIADQVVHCILIGLLCVQADLIKRPTMHQVVLMLSKKAGTIEQEPMRPGYPGRRYRVSSQMSNIRSSTSSSTTNSNSNSSFASVASIVSDFTSSSVELDDPRGKRPMDC; this is encoded by the exons ATGGGCAAAACCGGTGACTTAATCCGAAATCTAGCTAAAGCCCTCAAATTTATCTCAACCCATGAAG ACGGAAAGGAAGAAGACGATGAATTAGAGAGGTTTGCTTCACAAGAAAACAAGCAGTTCTCCTTCGAAACCCTAGTTTCCGCCACCAGAAATTTTCACTCAGATCACAAACTCGGTCAAGGAGGGTTTGGTCCTGTCTACAAG GGGAAACTGAATGATGGAAGAGATATAGCGGTGAAGAGGCTTGCGATTACTTCCACACAGGGGGGAGCTGAATTCATGAACGAGGCCAAGTTGCTATCTCGTATTCAGCATAGGAATGTTGTGAATTTGTTGGGTTATTGCTTACATGATTCAGAAAAACTTCTTGTTTATGAATATGTTGCAAATGAGAGTCTCGACAAATTTCTCTTCA ATCCCGCGAAACAAAATGTGCTTGATTGGAGACGTAGATACAACATAATATCAGCAGTGGCAAAGGGTTTACATTATCTTCACGTCGATGCACACGAAAGCATCATTCATCGTGATATAAAGGCAAGTAATATCCTATTAGACGATAAATGGGTCCCCAAGATCTCGGACTTTGGTATGGCCCGTCTCTTCCCCGGAGATCAGACACATGTGAATACTCGTGTGGCGGGTACAGA CGGTTACATGGCTCCTGAATATCTCATGCATGGACGCTTAACTGTCAAAGCAGATGTATTCAGCTTTGGGGTAGTCGTTTTGGAATTGATAAGTGGGCGGAAGAACACGAGTTTTGAACACAACCTTGAATTTCAAAATCTACTTGAATGG GTATATAAGATGTACAAGAAAGGCAAGACAATGGAGATTATGGACACCACATTGGCGAAAACTGCAATTGCAGATCAAGTTGTCCATTGTATACTGATAGGGCTGTTGTGTGTCCAAGCAGATCTAATTAAACGGCCCACAATGCATCAAGTGGTCTTAATGTTGTCGAAAAAGGCAGGCACCATTGAACAAGAACCTATGAGACCTGGATACCCTGGTCGTAGGTACAGAGTGTCATCACAaatgtcaaacatcagatcatCAACTTCTAGTTCAACCACAAATAGCAACTCCAATTCGAGCTTTGCTTCAGTGGCTTCGATTGTGTCGGATTTCACAAGCTCTTCAGTAGAATTGGATGACCCCCGCGGGAAAAGACCCATGGATTGTTAA
- the LOC124945588 gene encoding myosin-binding protein 2-like — protein sequence MAANKFATMVHRNTNNMTLILVYSLLEWVLILLLLINALFSYLIVRFADYFGLKPPCPLCSRIDHFLNPKEGKSFYRDLLCEDHASEVSNSSYCLNHRKLTDSLTLCEDCSSSGLRQENCEVGSELCLCSCCGLRFDFNKGEVRIEKGNDSEMDLEDFFKGKDIDGSSGFQHLEYFLGNDGFNLIPIELIDPTTDEEQLHEMKREVDLVFEPGLVVYNRSCSFDGKETDPSAYDESTKLVIVHSMKIQEDENSIVFNSENCVHDKPDDVVDGDGNRTTMAAAATFEEKETDPSADDESTKLVILDRMEIQENENLIDFNSENYDQDKLDIDVGHQEAMTAATEKEEEDEPTKLVVIDRNEIQEYDNSIVLNSENYDQDKLDIDVGHQAAMAAATVKEEEDEPTNLVLLGRMDIQENENSTVLNSENYDQDKLDIDVGHQAAMAAANVKEEEDEPTNLVLLGRIDIQENENSTVLNSENYDQDKLDIDIDVDDDVGHQAAMAAATEKEDEPTNLVLLRRIDIQENENSIVFNSENYDQDKLDIDVDVCHQADMAAAAEEDEEDEEEEFPHMAINETEADVSIGTEIPDLVSSSSSSNSDNFHGEKDHDDHDQYELETIELKPISVGLTDQHFCPNSIEEDNDQCRNIIFKTMSSEINEPNEEKAPETPTSSDSFNFLQKKLLLSTTDESLDGSSSVVSEAEGIDGMTSVDRLKSALRSERKALYDLYTELEEERSASAVAANQTMAMINRLQEEKAAMQMEALQYQRMMEEQSEYDQEALQLMSELVVKREREKQEVERELEVYRKRVMEYESKKKMRHSSSSSSLDLNQNTPVEEVFEGDRVQILEHLKVLEGKLFSLDDDEENGYHHDHDQEGRLMGVKGKKLLPLFDAISDENGESNGHENGYEYYEISERVQALEADREFLKNCISSLKKGDEGMDLLREILQHLREIRTVNRSLKNITDGPIL from the exons ATGGCTGCCAACAAATTTGCAACCATGGTTCACAGAAACACAAATAATATGACTTTGATTCTTGTCTATTCATTACTTGAATGGGTTTTGATCCTTCTTTTGCTCATCAACGCTCTCTTCTCCTATCTGATCGTCAGGTTCGCTGACTACTTCGGACTCAAGCCGCCTTGTCCCTTGTGTTCACGCATCGATCATTTCTTAAACCCTAAAGAGGGGAAGAGTTTTTACAGAGATCTTCTTTGTGAAGACCACGCTTCCGAGGTTTCTAATTCATCTTATTGCTTGAATCATCGGAAACTGACGGATTCGCTTACTCTGTGCGAGGATTGTTCTTCTTCCGGCTTGCGGCAGGAGAATTGTGAGGTGGGTTCTGAATTATGTTTATGTTCTTGTTGTGGGTTAAGGTTTGATTTTAATAAGGGAGAAGTTAGAATTGAAAAGGGAAATGATTCTGAGATGGATTTGGAAGATTTCTTTAAAGGGAAGGATATTGATGGATCCTCTGGATTTCAACATCTGGAATATTTTCTTGGGAATGATGGGTTTAATCTTATTCCTATTGAATTGATCGATCCGACCACTGATGAAGAACAACTTCATGAGATGAAACGAGAAGTTGATTTGGTTTTTGAGCCTGGATTGGTTGTGTACAACAGAAGCTGTAGTTTTGATGGGAAAGAGACGGATCCATCTGCCTATGATGAATCTACCAAGCTTGTGATTGTCCATAGCATGAAGATTCAAGAGGATGAGAATTCGATTGTGTTCAATTCTGAGAACTGTGTTCATGATAAACCGGATGATGTTGTTGATGGTGATGGAAATCGAACAACCATGGCTGCTGCTGCAACTTTTGAGGAGAAAGAGACGGATCCATCTGCCGACGATGAATCCACCAAGCTTGTGATTCTAGATAGGATGGAGATTCAAGAGAATGAGAATTTAATTGACTTCAATTCCGAAAACTATGATCAAGATAAACTGGATATTGATGTTGGCCATCAAGAAGCCATGACTGCAGCAacagaaaaagaagaagaagatgaacccACCAAGCTCGTGGTTATCGATAGAAATGAGATTCAAGAGTATGATAATTCAATTGTGCTCAATTCCGAAAACTATGATCAAGATAAACTGGATATTGATGTTGGCCATCAAGCGGCCATGGCAGCAGCAACtgtaaaagaagaagaagatgaacccACCAATCTCGTGCTTCTCGGTAGAATGGATATTCAAGAGAATGAGAATTCAACTGTGCTCAATTCCGAAAACTATGATCAAGATAAACTGGATATTGATGTTGGGCATCAAGCTGCCATGGCAGCAGCAAatgtaaaagaagaagaagatgaacccACCAATCTTGTGCTTCTCGGTAGAATTGATATTCAAGAGAATGAGAATTCAACTGTGCTCAATTCCGAAAACTATGATCAAGATAAACTGGATATTGAtattgatgttgatgatgatgttggGCATCAAGCTGCCATGGCTGCAGCAACAGAAAAAGAAGATGAACCCACCAATCTCGTGCTTCTCCGTAGAATTGATATTCAAGAGAATGAGAATTCAATTGTATTCAATTCCGAAAACTATGATCAAGATAAACTGGATATTGATGTTGATGTTTGCCATCAAGCCGACATGGCGGCAGCAGCAGAAGAAgatgaggaagatgaagaagaagaatttccTCACATGGCAATAAATGAAACTGAAGCTGATGTATCAATAGGGACTGAGATTCCTGAtctggtttcttcttcttcatcttcgaATTCCGACAACTTCCATGGTGAAAAGGATCATG ATGATCATGACCAGTACGAGTTAGAGACAATTGAACTGAAACCCATTTCAGTTGGGTTAACAGATCAACATTTCTGTCCAAACTCAATCGAAGAAGACAATGATCAATGtagaaatataatattcaaGACGATGTCATCTGAAATTAACGAACCCAATGAAGAGAAGGCTCCTGAAACACCAACTTCTTCCGACAGCTTCAATTTCCTACAAAAGAAGCTTCTTTTATCCACAACAGACGAATCTTTAGACGGGAGCAGCAGCGTAGTAAGCGAAGCAGAGGGAATCGACGGAATGACATCGGTGGATCGTTTGAAATCCGCTCTAAGATCTGAAAGGAAAGCTCTATATGATTTATACACAGAGCTAGAAGAGGAAAGAAGTGCATCAGCAGTGGCTGCTAACCAAACAATGGCGATGATAAATCGTCTTCAAGAAGAGAAAGCCGCAATGCAAATGGAGGCATTGCAGTACCAGAGAATGATGGAAGAACAATCCGAATATGATCAAGAAGCTCTCCAGCTTATGAGCGAGCTCGTGGTGAAAAGAGAACGAGAAAAACAAGAAGTCGAGAGAGAATTGGAAGTTTATCGGAAACGAGTCATGGAATACGAATCGAAAAAGAAGATGAgacattcatcttcttcttcttcgctcGATCTTAATCAGAACACCCCGGTTGAAGAAGTTTTTGAGGGAGACAGGGTTCAAATATTGGAACATCTTAAGGTTCTTGAAGGAAAGCTTTTCTCtttagatgatgatgaagaaaacgGTTatcatcatgatcatgatcaagaAGGAAGGCTAATGGGTGTTAAAGGGAAGAAACTTCTACCTCTGTTTGACGCAATTAGCGACGAAAATGGAGAATCGAATGGGCACGAAAATGGGTACGAGTATTATGAGATTTCCGAGAGGGTTCAAGCATTGGAAGCCGATAGAGAATTTCTAAAGAATTGTATTAGTTCATTAAAGAAAGGAGATGAAGGAATGGATCTTCTTCGAGAAATCCTTCAACATCTTCGAGAAATTAGAACCGTTAATCGAAGCTTAAAGAACATTACCGACGGTCCGATCCTGTGA